One Legionella lansingensis genomic region harbors:
- the msbA gene encoding lipid A export permease/ATP-binding protein MsbA — translation MKNKPYNKTGPLYRRLLAYVKPFWPILLLGIFANALSSAIDAGFTYMMRPFLDKSFIDIDMAFVKQIPFIVLLGVTIRGLVSSAGSYCMTWVARSVVKVLRQRVFAHIIRLPADYYDEATSGQLLSKILYDVEQVAQVSADALTDFVQNTCLVIGLLIVMIIINWQLSLMFLVTIPFVGLIVNYTNKRIRRISHKVQKTMGEVTEIAGEAIDGYQVVRIFGGAQYEIKKFNKATESSRRNDMKVATSKAINVSGVQFVIAVGITVIMLAAIQLATIIPITAGSFLAIIAAMLQLIKPMKTLTTLNATIQKGLAGAESVFALLDKPSEKDEGKLLKQRARGDIEFDHVSYAYREGQRVLHDICFKVAAGETVALVGHSGSGKTTIASLLPRFYELNQGCIRLDGEPIANISLSSLRAQIALVSQHVTLFNDSLANNIAYGSFNATRTQIIQAAKLAFADEFICQLPEGYDTKIGENGVLLSGGQRQRLAIARAILKDAPILILDEATSALDSESERYIQAALEQVMQNRTTLVIAHRLSTIKQADKIVVMKRGRVVEQGTHQELLALDGYYAQLYGTQKLTVESEEEMIAS, via the coding sequence ATGAAAAACAAGCCCTATAACAAAACAGGTCCTCTTTATCGACGCTTGCTTGCTTATGTCAAACCCTTCTGGCCTATTTTGTTACTGGGCATATTCGCCAACGCATTATCTTCCGCCATTGATGCGGGCTTCACGTACATGATGCGCCCTTTTCTTGATAAGAGCTTTATTGATATTGATATGGCCTTCGTTAAACAAATCCCTTTCATTGTGCTTTTGGGTGTTACTATTCGTGGGCTTGTCAGTTCCGCGGGAAGTTATTGCATGACTTGGGTTGCCAGATCGGTAGTAAAAGTGCTGCGCCAACGCGTTTTTGCTCACATTATCAGACTCCCTGCTGATTATTATGATGAGGCAACCTCAGGGCAGTTATTATCGAAAATTCTTTATGACGTTGAGCAAGTCGCTCAGGTTAGTGCCGATGCCTTGACTGATTTTGTGCAAAACACCTGTCTAGTTATTGGCCTATTGATCGTGATGATAATTATTAATTGGCAACTGTCACTGATGTTTTTAGTAACTATCCCATTTGTTGGCCTTATTGTTAACTATACCAACAAACGTATACGACGGATTAGCCATAAAGTACAAAAAACAATGGGGGAAGTCACTGAGATCGCTGGGGAAGCAATTGATGGTTATCAGGTCGTGAGAATTTTCGGTGGTGCACAGTATGAAATCAAAAAATTCAATAAGGCCACGGAAAGTTCACGCAGAAACGACATGAAAGTTGCTACTAGCAAGGCGATTAATGTCTCGGGAGTCCAATTTGTTATTGCTGTGGGAATCACGGTAATTATGCTGGCTGCTATCCAGTTAGCAACAATTATTCCAATTACAGCGGGTTCATTTTTGGCCATTATTGCTGCCATGTTGCAGTTAATTAAACCGATGAAAACCCTAACAACGTTAAATGCGACGATCCAAAAAGGATTGGCAGGTGCTGAGAGTGTCTTTGCCTTATTAGACAAGCCAAGCGAAAAAGATGAAGGAAAGTTACTTAAACAAAGAGCAAGAGGTGATATTGAATTTGATCATGTCAGTTATGCTTACCGTGAAGGGCAGAGAGTTTTGCATGATATCTGTTTTAAGGTGGCAGCCGGCGAAACGGTTGCCTTAGTAGGCCATTCGGGTAGTGGGAAAACGACTATTGCGAGCCTCTTACCACGCTTTTATGAACTGAATCAGGGTTGTATACGCCTGGATGGTGAACCGATTGCCAACATCTCCTTGAGCAGTTTACGAGCGCAAATTGCTCTTGTCAGTCAACATGTGACCTTATTTAATGATAGTTTGGCAAACAATATCGCCTACGGTTCTTTTAATGCTACTCGCACGCAAATCATTCAGGCAGCAAAACTGGCCTTTGCTGATGAATTTATTTGTCAATTGCCTGAAGGTTATGACACCAAAATTGGTGAGAATGGGGTATTGTTATCTGGAGGTCAACGCCAACGTTTGGCTATTGCTAGGGCTATTTTAAAAGATGCACCAATCTTAATTCTGGATGAAGCAACCTCAGCTCTGGATAGTGAATCAGAGAGGTATATTCAAGCTGCCTTAGAACAGGTCATGCAAAATCGAACAACCCTTGTCATTGCACATCGATTATCAACAATTAAACAAGCGGATAAGATTGTGGTAATGAAGCGGGGACGAGTCGTTGAACAAGGCACCCACCAAGAATTGTTAGCTTTAGATGGATATTATGCTCAGCTGTATGGGACACAAAAATTGACCGTGGAATCTGAAGAAGAAATGATCGCTTCATGA
- the lpxK gene encoding tetraacyldisaccharide 4'-kinase: MTMNLNKLWYGNHPLCWFLWPLALIYSCLSWIRRSYLLRFSQQQFPVPVIVIGNLTVGGVGKTPLVIALAKQIQAKGLRVGIVSRGYGASIRNFPHEITVTDEARMVGDEPLLIARKTGCPVVIAPKRVDAVHFLLSKYQCQVIISDDGLQHYAMGRSIEIAVIDGVRKLGNGLCLPAGPLREGPRRLRQVDFIVVNGGEWPKAYPMQFVPGNLINILTGQEISAETITFPVAAVAGIGNPQRFFTSLHNLGISFKKYPFPDHHHFQLNELQFKEKTVVMTEKDAVKCRSFAADSWYFLPIEAKLSDSFWQALWSHKHLQGYNLT; this comes from the coding sequence ATGACGATGAATCTTAATAAATTATGGTATGGCAACCATCCCTTGTGTTGGTTTTTATGGCCTTTAGCACTCATTTATAGCTGCCTAAGCTGGATTCGTCGCAGTTATTTGTTGCGTTTTTCGCAACAGCAATTCCCAGTGCCTGTCATTGTTATTGGCAATTTGACTGTGGGTGGAGTGGGTAAAACACCGCTGGTAATTGCACTAGCGAAACAAATACAAGCCAAAGGATTACGGGTTGGTATTGTGAGTCGTGGCTATGGAGCGAGCATAAGAAACTTCCCACATGAAATTACCGTGACGGATGAAGCACGAATGGTAGGGGATGAACCCTTGCTTATTGCCAGAAAAACAGGTTGTCCAGTGGTGATTGCCCCAAAGAGAGTAGACGCCGTGCACTTCTTGCTTAGCAAATATCAGTGTCAAGTTATTATTAGCGATGATGGTTTGCAACACTACGCGATGGGGCGCTCGATTGAAATTGCTGTCATTGATGGGGTGCGCAAGTTAGGTAATGGATTATGTTTGCCGGCAGGACCGTTACGCGAAGGACCGCGACGATTACGACAAGTGGATTTCATTGTGGTAAATGGGGGTGAATGGCCAAAAGCCTATCCCATGCAGTTTGTCCCGGGCAACCTGATAAACATACTCACTGGACAAGAAATAAGTGCCGAAACGATCACATTTCCTGTGGCGGCCGTTGCAGGGATTGGAAACCCACAGCGTTTTTTTACAAGCTTGCATAATCTAGGAATATCCTTTAAAAAATATCCTTTTCCAGATCATCACCATTTTCAATTAAATGAACTACAATTCAAGGAAAAAACAGTAGTGATGACTGAAAAAGACGCCGTTAAGTGCCGCTCCTTTGCTGCGGATTCCTGGTATTTTTTACCAATAGAGGCAAAATTAAGCGACTCATTTTGGCAGGCATTATGGTCCCATAAACACTTACAAGGCTACAATTTGACATGA
- a CDS encoding MFS transporter, with product MSFVSIPITARTRVYGIWLIGVSFVLFQFFLQLSSGVIIGAIMQEEQLSALQAGILGSAFYYIYTSMQIPVGILFDRRNTRLLLAANALLCSIGCFFFAHSHHLFLLIIGRMLIGAGSAFAFIGLSHLLRQHFPLKQFAFIIGLSETLGFLATMFGMIGMGAFIAQWGWRSIINSAGIVGLCIAFLSWQYIPGTTREITGLKYTQQLTQIFKNSSAWVNGLFVGLSFTVITVFGAMWAVPFIQIKLSCSLKLASTVDSMIFLGAAISCPLFGYLASLFSYRFLMIVSCFSTAGLILVILYLPFNNIFMLAFFMFLIGVCCGAYMLAYSIANELAPIDSLSTCTGFTNTLAMLTAPILQPLLGLLLDKLQEMAPESTLFAYQIALSIVPLSLIIAASLVVLLPLKR from the coding sequence ATGAGCTTTGTAAGTATTCCTATTACAGCCAGAACCAGGGTTTATGGTATTTGGCTCATTGGTGTCTCTTTTGTATTGTTCCAATTTTTTTTGCAATTGTCATCCGGCGTCATTATTGGTGCCATCATGCAAGAAGAACAACTTTCTGCCTTGCAAGCCGGGATTTTGGGCAGTGCCTTTTACTATATTTACACGAGCATGCAAATTCCGGTTGGCATATTATTCGATCGCAGAAACACCCGCCTACTCTTGGCTGCTAATGCCCTTCTATGCAGCATTGGCTGCTTTTTTTTCGCACATAGTCATCACTTGTTTTTATTGATTATAGGACGCATGTTAATCGGTGCAGGCTCAGCTTTTGCCTTTATTGGCTTATCTCACCTGCTCAGACAACATTTCCCTTTAAAGCAATTTGCATTCATTATTGGCTTATCAGAAACGTTAGGCTTTCTTGCGACGATGTTTGGCATGATCGGCATGGGAGCGTTCATCGCCCAATGGGGTTGGAGAAGTATCATCAATAGTGCTGGCATTGTTGGTCTTTGTATAGCTTTCCTCAGTTGGCAATACATTCCAGGTACTACGCGAGAAATAACAGGCTTGAAATATACTCAACAATTAACACAGATTTTTAAAAACAGCAGCGCATGGGTTAATGGTCTATTTGTCGGTTTAAGCTTTACTGTCATCACTGTTTTTGGTGCCATGTGGGCGGTCCCATTTATTCAAATCAAACTTTCCTGCAGCCTGAAACTTGCAAGCACAGTAGACTCTATGATTTTTCTTGGCGCCGCCATAAGTTGCCCTCTTTTTGGCTACTTGGCAAGCTTATTCTCTTATCGATTCTTAATGATCGTTTCCTGCTTTTCTACCGCAGGTTTAATTTTAGTGATTCTTTATTTGCCCTTTAACAACATTTTTATGTTGGCTTTCTTCATGTTTTTAATAGGGGTATGTTGCGGGGCCTATATGCTCGCCTATTCTATAGCTAATGAACTAGCTCCCATTGACTCCCTATCAACGTGCACTGGTTTTACCAATACCCTGGCCATGCTTACAGCACCTATCCTACAACCTTTGTTAGGGCTTTTACTTGATAAATTGCAGGAAATGGCACCAGAATCGACCCTGTTTGCTTATCAGATTGCGCTTTCAATAGTTCCTTTGAGCCTCATCATAGCCGCTAGTTTGGTCGTTTTATTACCTCTGAAGAGGTAA
- a CDS encoding quinone-dependent dihydroorotate dehydrogenase, with the protein MYSLFRPFLFRMDAEKAHGLTLAALHWLPKFCFKQPPRKPLSVMGLEFEHPIGLAAGLDKNGEHLDALNKLGFSFIEVGTVTPRPQLGNPKPRLFRLAQATALINRMGFNNLGVDALVANVRKAKYKGILGINIGKNKETAITCAADDYLYCLRKVYEYASYVTINISSPNTPDLRLLQQDKFFRDLLGKLCEEQQRLADTHQRFVPLVVKLSPDEPDETLKEIADVVLQMGVSGIIATNTTCSREGVNHLPQAKEQGGLSGQPLFERSTQCLRILKEIVGNDVTLIGVGGIDSPKAAQEKLYAGASLLQVYTGLIYKGPALIPALVAG; encoded by the coding sequence ATGTACTCACTTTTTCGTCCCTTCCTTTTTAGGATGGATGCTGAAAAAGCTCACGGATTGACGTTAGCCGCTTTACATTGGTTACCTAAGTTTTGTTTCAAACAACCTCCAAGAAAGCCACTATCGGTTATGGGGCTTGAGTTTGAGCATCCCATTGGTTTAGCAGCTGGTCTAGATAAAAATGGTGAACATCTTGATGCCCTAAATAAGTTAGGTTTTTCATTTATTGAGGTTGGAACCGTGACACCTCGCCCCCAGCTTGGCAACCCTAAACCCAGGCTTTTTCGTTTAGCGCAAGCCACTGCCCTCATTAATCGTATGGGGTTTAATAACCTTGGTGTCGACGCCTTGGTCGCTAATGTCAGAAAAGCAAAGTATAAAGGCATATTAGGAATTAATATCGGTAAAAACAAAGAAACAGCGATCACCTGTGCTGCTGATGATTATCTTTATTGTCTGCGTAAAGTGTATGAATATGCTTCCTATGTAACCATTAACATTTCATCTCCAAACACACCTGATTTACGCCTCTTGCAGCAGGATAAATTCTTTCGTGACTTGTTAGGTAAGCTCTGTGAAGAACAGCAACGCTTAGCCGATACTCACCAACGTTTTGTTCCTTTGGTTGTTAAATTATCACCGGATGAACCCGATGAAACACTTAAAGAAATCGCTGATGTTGTTCTTCAGATGGGTGTTTCTGGAATCATTGCCACAAATACAACCTGCTCTCGTGAGGGGGTGAATCATCTCCCACAGGCTAAAGAGCAGGGGGGGTTAAGCGGCCAGCCTCTTTTTGAACGCTCTACCCAATGTCTGCGAATTTTAAAGGAAATTGTTGGGAATGATGTAACGCTTATAGGTGTGGGGGGGATTGATAGTCCTAAAGCTGCACAAGAAAAACTATACGCGGGTGCGTCCTTATTGCAAGTTTATACGGGTTTGATCTATAAAGGACCAGCCTTAATTCCGGCTTTAGTTGCAGGGTGA
- a CDS encoding LysR substrate-binding domain-containing protein, producing MNLRDLHYFVVLADVMHFGEAAKRCHVSQPTLSMQIKKLEEELGIVLFERNNKQVMLTEAGRALLGRAQQVLTNVAEMKELARQSADPYAGELHLGVIPTLAPYLLPHVMPAIQAAFPKLNIWLIEDKTHRLIEKLAGGQLDAAIMATPVEAEFSQRILFEEPFYFVSAKTPNRKKAAMEVNDLANEQVMLLEEGHCLREQAMAVCQLAKAEMQANFSATSLETLRFMVQAGLGVTLLPALSIYDNQQGLQVIPFAKPAPFRTIALYSRPGSAKLACLQAIGDIIRTTIQRVIGTHG from the coding sequence ATGAATTTACGCGATTTGCATTATTTTGTTGTGCTTGCCGATGTTATGCATTTCGGTGAGGCTGCCAAGCGTTGTCATGTAAGTCAACCCACATTAAGTATGCAGATAAAAAAATTAGAAGAGGAGTTGGGGATTGTCCTTTTTGAACGTAATAACAAACAGGTGATGTTGACTGAGGCGGGTAGAGCATTGCTTGGTCGTGCGCAGCAAGTATTGACGAATGTTGCTGAAATGAAGGAATTGGCTCGGCAATCAGCGGATCCTTATGCAGGTGAACTGCACTTAGGCGTAATCCCTACACTTGCTCCCTACTTGCTGCCTCATGTCATGCCGGCGATTCAAGCTGCTTTTCCAAAGCTCAATATTTGGTTAATAGAGGACAAGACACATCGCTTAATTGAGAAATTGGCTGGAGGGCAATTGGATGCAGCGATCATGGCTACTCCTGTGGAGGCGGAGTTTTCCCAACGCATTCTTTTTGAGGAGCCGTTTTATTTTGTTTCTGCTAAAACCCCAAACCGCAAAAAAGCTGCAATGGAGGTAAATGACTTAGCGAATGAGCAAGTAATGCTTTTAGAAGAGGGGCATTGTCTGCGCGAGCAAGCGATGGCTGTATGTCAATTAGCCAAAGCAGAAATGCAAGCCAATTTCTCCGCAACCAGTCTTGAGACGTTGCGGTTTATGGTGCAAGCTGGATTAGGTGTAACACTTCTACCTGCTTTATCGATTTATGATAACCAACAAGGTTTACAAGTTATTCCTTTCGCCAAACCTGCCCCTTTTCGTACGATCGCTCTTTATAGTCGGCCAGGCTCAGCGAAATTGGCTTGCTTACAAGCGATAGGTGATATCATCAGAACGACGATCCAGAGGGTTATTGGAACTCATGGGTAA
- a CDS encoding CsiV family protein — translation MIRKLIFMGMIICSCLAQGKNASLYQVDLIVFTHQNASSIADDLKEVPQNTLHGIHLKTEGKGTATPYRLLPSSASKLKQEYWALNRKPQYHVLLHYSWLQPFNNQQTVILPKLSRDGWQVEGTIRVRRSNYYLLDTHLLFSTVYGQGSFVFAQKQRLKGGDTYYLDHPQAGILIKVHQVG, via the coding sequence ATGATTAGAAAATTGATTTTCATGGGCATGATCATTTGTTCATGCCTGGCTCAGGGAAAAAACGCTTCACTCTATCAAGTGGATCTCATTGTTTTCACTCATCAAAATGCCTCTTCTATCGCGGATGATTTAAAAGAGGTACCCCAAAACACATTACATGGGATTCATTTAAAAACTGAAGGAAAGGGGACAGCAACACCCTATAGACTCCTCCCATCATCAGCCTCTAAATTAAAGCAAGAATACTGGGCTTTAAATCGTAAACCACAATACCATGTGCTCTTACATTACAGTTGGTTACAACCCTTTAATAACCAACAAACGGTGATCTTGCCCAAGCTGAGCCGAGATGGTTGGCAAGTTGAAGGGACAATCCGTGTGCGTCGATCAAATTATTATTTATTAGATACTCATTTATTGTTCTCCACCGTTTACGGTCAGGGTTCTTTTGTATTTGCACAAAAACAACGATTAAAAGGCGGCGATACATATTATCTTGATCACCCACAGGCAGGGATACTCATTAAAGTTCATCAAGTGGGTTAG
- a CDS encoding proline--tRNA ligase, giving the protein MRASQWFLPTLKETPNDAEIVSHQLMLRAGLIRKLGSGLYTWLPLGLKVLRKVEQIVREEMNRANAMEVLMPAIQPAELWQETGRWETFGGQLLTMKDSNGRDYCFGPTHEEVITDLIRNELQSYKELPANFYQIQTKFRDEIRPRFGVMRAREFIMKDAYSFHLSQESLQETYNIMYETYCRIFDRLGLRYRAVEADTGAIGGSASHEFQVLADSGEDLIFYSDSSDYAANIEQATCLLPAKATQPPTENMKTVNTPGKKTIAEVADFLKVNPKDTVKTLIVEGSQHPLVALVLRGDDELNEVKAAKHPLVKSPLRLADDETIAKSLKTTVGFVGPVHLGIPVIADHFALAMPSFICGANQPDTHYLHTAWGRDAHYEDAYDLRNVKEGDTSPDSKGKLHSCRGIEVGHIFQLGDKYAEVMKAAVINEQGHLQTMIMGCYGLGITRVVAAAIEQHHDANGIIWPQTISPFQIVIIPINGHRSIIVKEAAESLYQQLSEQGFDVLLDDRNERPGVLFADSDLIGIPHRLVVSERHLKENVVEYKARDREEIHLVSLLGLEKFVRGLFK; this is encoded by the coding sequence ATGCGCGCATCGCAATGGTTTTTGCCCACTCTTAAAGAAACGCCTAATGATGCGGAGATTGTTTCACATCAGCTTATGCTAAGAGCAGGACTTATCCGCAAACTTGGCTCCGGGCTTTACACCTGGCTTCCTTTAGGTCTTAAAGTATTGCGCAAGGTGGAGCAGATTGTTCGTGAGGAGATGAACCGTGCTAATGCGATGGAAGTTCTCATGCCTGCCATACAGCCAGCAGAGTTATGGCAAGAAACCGGGCGCTGGGAGACCTTTGGTGGGCAATTATTAACGATGAAAGATAGTAATGGGCGAGATTATTGTTTTGGCCCCACCCATGAAGAGGTGATTACCGATTTAATACGTAACGAATTGCAATCTTATAAAGAACTACCCGCTAATTTTTACCAAATACAGACAAAATTTCGCGATGAAATCAGACCACGATTTGGCGTAATGCGTGCTCGTGAATTCATCATGAAAGATGCCTATTCTTTTCATTTAAGCCAAGAATCGCTGCAAGAAACCTACAATATAATGTATGAGACGTATTGCAGAATCTTTGACCGTCTAGGACTACGCTATCGTGCAGTTGAGGCAGATACAGGGGCTATTGGGGGCTCCGCTTCGCATGAATTCCAAGTATTGGCTGATTCAGGTGAAGATTTGATTTTCTATAGCGATAGTAGCGATTATGCTGCCAATATTGAACAGGCGACTTGCTTACTCCCCGCAAAAGCTACTCAGCCACCAACAGAAAACATGAAGACGGTTAATACACCTGGCAAAAAAACAATCGCCGAAGTTGCGGACTTCTTAAAGGTCAACCCCAAAGACACAGTGAAAACGTTGATCGTAGAAGGAAGCCAGCATCCTTTAGTCGCACTGGTACTGCGCGGTGATGATGAATTAAATGAGGTCAAAGCTGCCAAACATCCTTTAGTGAAATCGCCTTTGCGTTTAGCTGATGATGAAACGATTGCCAAGTCATTGAAAACCACCGTCGGTTTTGTCGGTCCTGTTCATCTTGGTATTCCAGTCATCGCTGATCACTTTGCCCTGGCTATGCCCTCCTTTATTTGCGGTGCCAATCAACCCGATACCCATTACCTTCATACTGCCTGGGGTCGCGATGCACATTATGAAGATGCTTATGATTTACGCAATGTCAAAGAAGGGGATACAAGTCCCGATAGTAAGGGCAAACTACACTCTTGTCGCGGCATTGAAGTGGGTCATATCTTCCAACTCGGGGATAAATATGCCGAGGTGATGAAGGCGGCGGTGATTAATGAACAGGGTCATTTGCAAACCATGATCATGGGTTGTTATGGTTTAGGTATCACTCGTGTTGTCGCCGCAGCCATTGAGCAGCACCATGATGCCAATGGGATTATTTGGCCACAAACGATATCCCCCTTTCAAATCGTCATTATCCCTATCAATGGTCATCGCTCCATTATCGTTAAAGAAGCCGCTGAATCGCTTTATCAACAACTAAGCGAACAAGGGTTTGATGTGCTCCTCGATGATCGAAACGAGCGTCCTGGTGTTTTATTTGCCGATAGCGACTTGATTGGTATTCCTCATCGTTTAGTGGTGAGTGAACGGCACTTGAAAGAGAATGTTGTCGAGTATAAAGCGCGGGATAGGGAGGAAATTCATCTTGTTTCTTTGTTAGGTCTCGAGAAGTTTGTTAGAGGGCTATTTAAGTAG
- a CDS encoding HlyD family secretion protein has protein sequence MTERRSIYYIVLALVLLTFLIFLYWLFIWRFREYTNDAYVQGNQVFITALRNGFVTGIYTDDSFLVKKGQLLITLDETDSLVALEKSKTKLATAVREVCQAFHDVFRLAAEIEVRRAEYLKAKQNFQHRAGVIKARGVSLEDYQNAADDLKASAAALRSTKDSYQKTLAFVQGSSIFDHPVVQKAAQRVRDAWVQLYRCKIYAPVEGLVAQRTIQVGMTVTPTQPLMAVIPLDQMWINANFKETQLKHMRIGQPARITSDLYGRGVVFHGKIVGLPGGAGNAFSLLPPENLSGNWIKIVQRLPVRVALDADELRKFPLRIGLSMEVTANLTDQQGPRIPLTNDGPSYTTEIFQKEELGDKELINTIILANLDPTLERYAHQPLGQEIAAKELGLQ, from the coding sequence ATGACAGAAAGAAGAAGCATTTATTATATTGTTCTTGCTCTCGTGCTTTTGACTTTTCTGATATTTCTATATTGGTTATTTATTTGGCGATTTCGGGAATACACCAATGATGCTTATGTTCAAGGCAATCAGGTATTCATTACAGCTTTGCGCAATGGCTTTGTTACTGGCATTTATACCGATGATAGTTTTCTTGTCAAAAAAGGACAGCTTCTTATAACCCTTGATGAAACAGATTCTTTGGTTGCTCTTGAAAAATCGAAAACAAAGCTGGCCACAGCAGTGCGCGAAGTTTGTCAAGCCTTTCATGATGTGTTTCGCCTGGCAGCAGAGATTGAAGTTAGAAGAGCTGAGTATTTAAAAGCCAAACAAAATTTCCAACATCGCGCTGGGGTCATAAAGGCAAGAGGTGTTTCTCTGGAAGACTATCAAAATGCAGCCGATGATTTAAAAGCAAGTGCAGCAGCATTAAGAAGTACAAAAGATAGTTATCAGAAAACGTTGGCTTTTGTTCAAGGAAGCTCAATCTTTGACCATCCCGTGGTGCAAAAAGCAGCACAAAGGGTTCGAGATGCATGGGTACAATTGTATCGCTGCAAGATTTATGCACCTGTAGAGGGCCTTGTTGCCCAAAGAACAATTCAGGTAGGTATGACAGTGACACCAACTCAACCATTGATGGCCGTTATTCCTCTCGATCAAATGTGGATCAATGCTAATTTTAAAGAAACACAACTAAAGCATATGCGCATCGGCCAACCGGCTCGAATAACCTCTGATCTTTACGGTCGTGGTGTGGTTTTCCATGGAAAGATTGTTGGTTTGCCTGGAGGTGCGGGCAATGCTTTTTCTTTATTGCCTCCTGAGAATTTATCAGGCAATTGGATTAAGATTGTCCAGCGTTTGCCTGTACGTGTGGCCTTGGATGCTGATGAGTTGAGAAAATTTCCTCTTCGCATCGGTTTGTCTATGGAAGTAACTGCCAATCTTACTGATCAACAAGGGCCCCGCATCCCACTAACCAACGATGGCCCATCATACACCACAGAGATTTTCCAAAAAGAAGAGCTTGGCGACAAGGAACTTATCAACACCATTATTCTTGCTAATCTCGATCCCACTCTGGAAAGATACGCACATCAGCCTTTGGGCCAAGAAATAGCGGCTAAGGAATTGGGACTTCAATGA
- a CDS encoding efflux transporter outer membrane subunit — protein sequence MQSILRISMYLLFCFLISCRISLPPQQQLKNLQALPNIDRSVSAKQKTQTFTSGDWPNKYWWLAYGSPELNDLIKQALACNPTIQEFKSRVMAAKQEAIVTRSQLFPLVFFDYKEIRQYLSKNGLLRALNPKLPLRTDLIDLSLSFQYDFDFWGKNRNLFYAAIGEAKAQQAEAAEVQLLTTTAIAQAYFAYKVNLIRKQFFQQLVVVRQNKASLQNLLVRKGLSDELLSYTAAENVLEAQKLLANIDEELAVDKHLVNILAGRNPEIPLSTSKKLPGLPKKLTIPKTISLDLIARRPDLMAQIWRAKALAYETGAAMADYYPDVNIVGLVGLESTKWEKLFRSSSFTAALKPAIHLPIFTAGAIRANIRATKAEFDAAIFAYNNLLLQSTQEVLDLLAFAQSVYQQKREQLNILKYATERYGLVRLREKEGLASGFDVYDQQEDLIQKKLANLTLLYNQYLASIKLTKALGGGYCQTEVPLVKRT from the coding sequence ATGCAAAGTATCCTCAGGATAAGCATGTATTTGTTATTTTGTTTTTTAATATCCTGCCGGATTTCTTTACCACCTCAGCAGCAGCTTAAAAACTTGCAAGCGCTCCCAAATATAGACCGCTCGGTGAGCGCCAAGCAAAAAACACAAACATTTACTTCTGGGGATTGGCCCAATAAATATTGGTGGCTTGCCTATGGTTCACCCGAACTTAATGATTTAATCAAACAAGCCCTTGCTTGCAATCCGACCATTCAAGAGTTTAAAAGCCGTGTCATGGCTGCCAAGCAAGAAGCAATAGTCACTCGATCGCAACTTTTTCCTTTGGTTTTTTTTGATTACAAGGAAATTAGACAGTACCTAAGTAAGAATGGCTTGTTACGAGCTCTAAATCCTAAGTTGCCCTTACGTACTGATCTGATAGATCTCTCCCTGTCTTTTCAGTATGATTTTGATTTTTGGGGGAAGAATCGTAATCTGTTCTATGCCGCAATTGGCGAAGCAAAAGCACAACAAGCTGAAGCTGCTGAGGTACAACTGCTTACTACGACCGCCATCGCACAAGCTTATTTTGCATATAAAGTAAACTTGATTAGAAAACAATTTTTCCAACAGTTGGTTGTTGTCCGTCAAAACAAGGCATCCTTACAGAATTTACTTGTTCGCAAAGGTCTGTCAGATGAGTTGTTATCTTATACTGCTGCTGAAAATGTTCTGGAGGCGCAAAAGTTACTTGCCAATATTGACGAAGAACTCGCGGTTGATAAACATTTGGTTAATATTTTAGCGGGACGTAATCCAGAAATCCCTCTATCCACGAGTAAAAAACTCCCCGGTTTGCCAAAAAAACTAACTATCCCCAAAACAATATCTCTCGACCTTATCGCACGACGGCCTGATCTCATGGCACAAATCTGGCGAGCAAAAGCTTTGGCTTATGAGACAGGCGCTGCCATGGCCGACTATTATCCAGACGTGAATATTGTCGGCTTGGTTGGCCTTGAAAGCACAAAATGGGAAAAGCTCTTCCGCTCGTCAAGTTTCACTGCAGCCCTAAAACCAGCCATTCATCTGCCTATTTTTACAGCAGGTGCCATCAGAGCCAATATTAGAGCGACAAAAGCCGAATTTGATGCAGCCATTTTTGCGTACAATAATTTGCTATTACAGAGCACTCAGGAGGTGCTCGATCTCTTGGCTTTTGCGCAATCGGTTTATCAACAGAAACGTGAACAACTAAACATTTTAAAGTATGCTACAGAACGTTACGGTTTAGTCCGCCTTCGCGAAAAAGAAGGTTTAGCGAGTGGCTTTGACGTGTATGATCAACAAGAAGACTTGATTCAAAAAAAACTGGCGAATCTTACGCTTCTTTATAATCAGTACCTGGCCTCTATAAAATTAACAAAAGCTTTGGGAGGTGGCTATTGTCAGACCGAGGTACCATTGGTGAAACGAACATGA